AATAAAACACATTAAAGGTAATTAAATAAGTTAGGAGTAGCCAAAAATGATTCAACAACAAGTATTTAATGCTGCTGAAATCGTTACTAAATTCAAAAACGCCTGTGTTGATTTTGATAAAATTTTAGCTCAAGCCAATCATCCTGAATTTGTAGCTATTCGTCATCAACTACGTGATGAAGTCAAAGAATATCGTAAAGATGGGATTATTATGGTAGCTTTTGTCGGACAATATAACGCGGGTAAATCTACAACTATTTCTGCACTTACAGGAAGACGAGATATTAAAATAGATTCTGATATTGCAACTGATGTAACTGCTACCTATGACTGGAATAGTATCAAATTAATAGATACGCCAGGACTATTTACAGACCGTAAAGACCACGATGAAATCACCTATGAGGCAATTAATAAAGCCGACTTATTAGTTTTCAGCCTCACTTATATGCTTTTTGATTCAATCACAGTAGAAAATTTCAAGAAGCTAGCTTATGAAAAAGGTTATCGCTGGAAAATGATGCTGCTCATCAATAAAATGTCTGATGAAGCAGGAGAGGAAGCGCAAAAAATTGCTAATTATCGTAAAACTTTAGCAGAGGCACTTAAGCCCTACAGTCTCAATGAATTTCCTGTCTGTTTTATCGATGCAAAAGATTATTGTGAAGGTGTAGATCAAGATGATGATTTTCTCATCGAAATCAGTCGTTTCCAAACTTTTATTGATGCTTTAAATAATTTTGTCGAACGCCGCGCCGCACTTGCTCGTTTTGATACACCAGTACGAATTGTTTTAGCTTCTGTAGATGAAGCCCAATTAAGCTTTACACGCAATTCTAATCAAGATGCCACTTTTTTGGAAGTACTGACACGATTATCTCGAACAGTGCATAAGGAAAGAGAACGCTTGCGAACAAAATTTCATAGTCTAGCCTTAGAAATCTCCTCTGCAATTGCTAAAGAGGGAATTAAGCTAGCATATTCCGTGGGAACAATAACTAAGGAAGATTTTGAAAAACTGAATAAAAAAACTGAGTTATATCGAGTTCGGTTAATCACTTAATAATAAAACCTCACCCCGCCTTCGGCACCCCTCTCCTTAGTAAGGAGAGGGGTGCCGAAGGCGGGGTGAGGTTAAACGGGAATTATAAGTAATCATGCGAACTTGATATTAAATGTGCAAAAGCATTATGATAATGCCACAGAAAAATTAAAAAAGTTGGTAGAAGTAGCAGTTGAGGATATTAGTCAAGAAGTAGAAAAAGTGTTGCAGAGTAACCTTGTACAAACATTTATTGCTTGCTTGGAAAATACTCAAAAAGTATCTGCTAAAAATGTTGATAATGATATGAATGTTGAGCGGCTACAAAGTCAAGTCGAGGCGCTACAAAAAATTGGTGATGTGTTAGGAGTTCCTTGGGATAAATTTACTGCTGGTAGGGTTGCTTCTAGTGGTCAAGGTTTTTTAAATGCCACGAATGTAGCAGGTAGTAATCTCCATCATGTAGTTTATGGTGTAGGAAAATTTATTGGTGTGGATTTCAAGCCTTGGCAAGCCGTTGGTATTGCTAAAGATCTTGCTAATTTTACTATGTTTATTGGTCCTGTACTGTCAGTAGTTGGTGCTGGTTTAGATGCCCATTCCATGCAAAAAGAAGCAGAAAGACAAGATAAAATGGCTGAAGCTCGTCAAGAGATTACAAGTCAGTTTATTGCCATTGCAAAAAATCTTGAAAATCAAATAGAAAAACTACTCACAGAAGTAGAACTACAAGTTTACAGCGAGATTGACAAGCAAATTGTAGCCGCACGTCAACAGGAAGAAAGTGCGATCGCTGCTTCTAACACTGGTGTAAGACAACTGCTTAAAATTCGTCAAGACTTGCAGTTGATTCTTAATGACATCAGCAAAGCGACAGACAATTCAGTGATTTGAAGAGTATCTGTCGTTAATTACTAGCCACTTTTAATTTTTGCAAATTTGTATAACTGAAACTATTCCCACACTGTTTTCAAATCTAGAACAAATCCAGGCAAAATATCTTCTCCTGATAAACTAGCAGGAAGCTGTAATATTTCTGTTGCTTTTCCTGGTCGATAAATTTCGACGCGGCCAGTTTTTCTATCAATTAACCAACCAAGTTTTACCCCTGCATCGATATATTCTTGCATTTTCTTTTGTGTTTCTTGCAAGCTATCAGTGGGGGACAATAACTCTAAAACAAAATCAGGGGCAATGGGAGGAAATTTTTCCTTTTGTTCTGATGTCAGTGCATCCCATCTATCTTTTTTTATCCAAGCAACATCGGGGGAGCGATCTGCACCGTTGGGCAATTTAAAACAAGTTGAAGAATCAAATACTTCACCCAATTTAGTTTTTTCGTTCCAAAAAACAAATTGAGCAGTCAATCTAGCATTGTGTCTCCCAGTTTCTCCCCCGGTAGGTGACATTATAATGATTTCTCCCAAAGCATTACGCTCAAATTTAACATCAGGATTATCCCGACACAATTGATAAAACTGGCCGTCGGTTAATTTGATGATGTTGTTGAGGTTAAATGTAATAGCAGTCATAATACTTTGGTTTGAGCAACACAGCTAATTTTAGTTTAGAGTTTCCTCAACGTTCTCAATCGCATGATTACAGAGTTTATCCATTTCCAGTTCAAAACCTCATGCAGTAAGGTATAGAAACAAGGAATAATAAACAACGTTAATAGTGTTGCCAAAGACAATCCTGCAAACACCACAATACCTAAAGGTTGTAAAAATTCTGAACCTTCGCCAATTCCCAATGCTAAAGGGAACATGCCTAAAACTGTAGTAATTGTAGTCATTAATACTGGGCGTAGACGTTGGGGAGCAGCTTGTAAAATTGCTGTTTTACGGTCAATGCCTTGCTGTTCCCGAATTTGATTTGCTAGTTCCACCATGATGATGGCGTTGTTAACAACGATGCCTACTAGCAAGACTGCACCAACTATCACTGTTGCACCGATCGCAGTTTTGGTAATGTAAAGCCCAAAAATACCCCCAGCTAACGCTAAGGGAATTGTAAACATAATTACCAAGGGGTCGATGAGGGAATTGTATTGCACAGCCATAACTACGAAGACTAGAAAGGCGGCTAATCCCCCTAATAACCATAGAGAATTTTGTAATTGCCGATTAGCTTCTGCTGTCTCACTAGGTAGGACACTCACACCTTGAGGCAATTTTAAGTTATTCAATACTTCATTCACTTGGGCTTGGGCATCACTGAGATTTGCGCCTTCGCTCAAGTTACCAGCGATAATGTAAACCTGACGCTGGTTAATGCGTTGAATTTCTGAAGGGGCTTGAGCATCGACAATTTCTGCAACGTCGCTAAGACGGACTTGGCGATTATTTTCTACAAATAAAGGTAATCTTTCTAGTTGGGAGGGCGATCGCACAGATTCTTCATTTAACTGCACCCGCACATCTACAAGCCGATTACCACGTTGTAACTGTGTTGGTACACTACCTTCAATGGCAGTCGCAATTGTGTCACCGATCTCTCTAGCAGTTAATCCTACGGCTGCAACCCTTTCCCAATCTGGACGAATTTGCAGTTCTGGTTGACGTGCATCAGCATCGGGGCGGAATCTGGCTAGGGTAACTTTTTCTTCTAGAGTAGCTAGTAATTGCTGTCCAGCTTTTTGTAAGGTGTCTGCATCATTTCCTTGCAGGATAATGTCAACTTCTGCTCCTCGTACTGGAGAATTGGTAAGAATTAAACCCCGGACTTGCCCAGGAGCAACACGCAAACGCACACCAACTAAATTCAGTTTATTAAATTCTTGAGTAACTCGTTCCACATAGGCCTCCACATCAGAACCTGGTTTGAGGGTGATGGTGCTAGAACTCCGTAGGGGATTTTCGGTAGTATTACTACCAAATAAACCACCACCAATTGTGGAAAATACGTATTCTGTCTCTGGCTGACCACGGAGAATTTCATCAACCGCAGCCATAACTTTTTGGTTATTTTCTAAAGGTGTACCGGGAGGAAACTGAGCAAATAAAGTAGCTTGTCCAGTGTTGATCCGGGGTAAAATTTCTTGGGGAATTTGTGGTGCTACCCATAAACTGCCACCACCTAATAAGCTGATCGCGATCGCCACTGTAATCAAGCGAAAACGCAAAATTTTACTTAAAAAAGCACCGTAATTTCTCATTGCAGCATCAAAACGGCGATTAAACTCCCGAAGGAACCAAAAATTACTCAAACCACTGGAAGTACGCCACGATAACATCCGAGAAGCGAGCATCGGCACTACAGTTACCGCAATTAAAATAGAAGCAGCAACAGCAAAGCTAATAGTCAGAATTAATTCATTGAATAGCAGCGAAATAAAGCCGCCAATCAGCAAAAACGGTAATACCGACACTAGGTTGGTGCTAGTAGAAGCTAGCAAAGCAGATTCTACTTCTTGGCTACTTTGTTCTGCCTGTTGAATGAGTTGCCATGAACTGAGGCGAGTTCTGGTATCTTTACCAGGAGTCATGCCTGCACCTTCGGCAATATTCTCCAACATGACGATGGAGTTATCTACTACGATACCTACGCCCAAGGCTAAACCACCCAAGCTGAAAATATTGAGGGATAGTCCAAACAATCCCATTAAAATGATCGCAGCTAGGGTTGCGAGGGGAATGGCAACTACAATAATTAGAGTTTGCCGCACCGAACCCAGAAATAACAGAACTGCGATCGCGGCTAGTGCTGCTCCGATTAAACCAGAACTTGTGACGTTAGAAATAGAATTACGGATAAACCGTGATTCATCCAAAGTAGGTGTAAGAATTGCTCCCTCTGGAATGACACCAGATTTTCGCAATTCTTCGATCCGTTTTTTCACTCCATCCACAACGTCTATAGTATTAGCATCCGGTTGCTTTTGAATGCTGACTTTTACTGCTGGTTGTCTGTTGAGTAAAACCGAAAGGCGTTGGTTTTCAGTACCATCAATGACTTGAGCAAAGTCACGTAGGTAGACGCGGCGATTAGGAATGGAAGTAGGAGAAGTTGAGGAACTAGGGGCAGAAGAAGAGACTTCAAAAGAAAGATTGCTGATTTCATCCGCACTCTGGAAGCGTCCGACGGTACGGGTGAGAGGTTCGGAATTTTGTCCAAAAATTCGACCACCAGAAATGTCTTGGTTACGGTTGGTGAGTTCGTCAAGTACATCTGTTAAACCTACACCAATAGCTTGCAAGCGATCTAAATCAATATTTACTCTGACTTCTTCTTGTACTCCCCCTGATACATCTACCCCCGCGACACCAGATACCACACTGAGTTCACGGGCTAGTTCTTCTTCGGCAAATACCCGCAAATCTACACCTTCTAATGAGGGTGAAGTTAAGGCTAATTCGTAAATTGGGGATTGGGAGGGGTCAAATTTGAAGATGCGCGGTTCTTCAATTGTGTCTGGTAAACCACTTCTAGCTCTGTTAAATGCGGCAGTAGCATCGTTGAGGGCTTGGTCAATATTACCCCCTGGTTGAAAGAACAGATCCACATTCACCTGTCCTTCACGGGTTTGAGAAAAAATTTGCACCACACCCTCAGTAGCCGCAAAAGCTTCTTCCAGTGGTCTGGTGATTTCATCAATTGCTACTTCCGGCGAAATTCCAGGGGCTTGCACCCGTACACCAATGCGGGGATAAGTAATTGATGGCAGTAAATCTACTGGCAGTTTAGTGATAAAAAACATGCCCATAATGATGACTGCAAGAGTCAGCATCAGTGTACCAATGTGTTGGCGAATCGCGAGGGCGCTAACACTCAATCCCCCACTTTTTTTGGTTGCCTGCATTTTTTTATATTCAGAGTAGATAATAGTATTTTCGGTTGTGGCTGTTAGTGGATAGTAGATAGTGGTTAAAAACTAACTATTAACTAATAACTACTAACTACTAACCACTACAATTTTTCCGAAAGTATCGAAAGACGTACAACATCCCCTTCTTTTAGAGGCTTACCACTGCGTACTACATACTCCTCACCCGGTTGCAAACCAGAGATAATTTCTACATTGCCGTCATTACTTTTGCCTAATTTTACAGGTTTAGTTGCAACTGTAGTTTTGCCTTGTTCTCGCTTCACGATAAACACCTTACCCTGATCCGTTTTTGGTTTCGAGTTGGAATTTCGGTTTTGGTTATTCCCTCCTCCTGTCTGAATTGCAGTTAAAGGTACTACTACTCGTTCTTGTTCTTTTTCAATAAAACTTACTCTTGCTAAAAGTCCACTGCCGATTTTTGCCCCATTATTGGGAATCACTACTTCTACTGGTACTAAACGAGCTGTATTGTCCGCAGCTGGGGAGATACGTGCCACAGTACCGACATATGTATTATCAGGAAAGGCATCTAAGCGTACTTGTACTGATTGTCCCACCTGAATATTTGCCAGTTCTAATTCGGAAACTTCGACTCTAACTTTGACACGGCTAAAATCGCCGATTTTTAAAACTTCATTACCTGGTTGCAAAAGATTTCCGGGTTCTGTAACCTTTTCTAAGACAGCCCCAGCAATCGGGGATATCAACTTGGCATAGGAAAGGCGTTCTTTGGCTTCTGCTACCAAGGCTTGTTGAGCAGTTAATCTACCTTTAGCAGCAGCAACGGCTTCTTGTTCTGTACGTACTTGCTGTTGTGCAGCGCGGAATGCTTGTGTCGCCGTATTGGCGTCAGTGCGTGCTTGTTGGGCTGCTTGTTGAGCGATCGCTCCTTCTTTGAGGAGTTTATCTTGTCTTTCGGCATCGGCAAGGGCTTGTGCAACTTCTAATCGCGTCCGTTCTACCTCCACACGCGCATTATTAACTTGAGCATTTGCCCTTGCCACTTCTGATTTGAGGGCTGCTAGTTCTGCTTTGGCTTGATTTAAGGCTGTTAGCAGGAGCGCATCATCTACCTGTCCAACTATTTGACCTTTTGATACCACATCCCCCACATCTACATTCAAAGCCAAAAGCTGTCCTTGGATTTGCGATCGCAACGATACAGTGCGCAACGGTGTAGTATTACCTGTGTATTCTAATTTTTTTTGCAAATCATCTTTACGAGCGATCGCTACATCTACAGGTATTGCACTATTTGCTTGTCCAGATACACTAGGACGCTCTTGCTGAGCCTCCACTGATTCTTTGGGAAATGATCCGCAACCCCCCATCAACAATCCTATACCTAGCCAACCAACCAGTAAGAATACAGATGAATTCGGCAATAAGGGGGGATTTTTAACTAATATACGCAGCTTATCTCCGTCACAAATCATTATATTTGGCTCCTACTGGGGCAGCTTTTGCCTAATTATGATTGTCTGTTAATAAATAGTCCCAATGAATAACGTGAATATCACTGAGGCTGGATGAATAAACAAAGACATTCAGAAACAAAAAAGTGTAAGTCTTATTTCATAACTTTTATTAGATTTTATGTATAGTAAATTACTTTCTTTTCAAAAAAAGTATACTAAGCATGTCGAAGAAGATGCTAATCGTCCAAAATCAGAAAGAC
Above is a genomic segment from Fischerella sp. JS2 containing:
- a CDS encoding GTPase is translated as MIQQQVFNAAEIVTKFKNACVDFDKILAQANHPEFVAIRHQLRDEVKEYRKDGIIMVAFVGQYNAGKSTTISALTGRRDIKIDSDIATDVTATYDWNSIKLIDTPGLFTDRKDHDEITYEAINKADLLVFSLTYMLFDSITVENFKKLAYEKGYRWKMMLLINKMSDEAGEEAQKIANYRKTLAEALKPYSLNEFPVCFIDAKDYCEGVDQDDDFLIEISRFQTFIDALNNFVERRAALARFDTPVRIVLASVDEAQLSFTRNSNQDATFLEVLTRLSRTVHKERERLRTKFHSLALEISSAIAKEGIKLAYSVGTITKEDFEKLNKKTELYRVRLIT
- a CDS encoding LeoA/HP0731 family dynamin-like GTPase → MQKHYDNATEKLKKLVEVAVEDISQEVEKVLQSNLVQTFIACLENTQKVSAKNVDNDMNVERLQSQVEALQKIGDVLGVPWDKFTAGRVASSGQGFLNATNVAGSNLHHVVYGVGKFIGVDFKPWQAVGIAKDLANFTMFIGPVLSVVGAGLDAHSMQKEAERQDKMAEARQEITSQFIAIAKNLENQIEKLLTEVELQVYSEIDKQIVAARQQEESAIAASNTGVRQLLKIRQDLQLILNDISKATDNSVI
- a CDS encoding Uma2 family endonuclease, giving the protein MTAITFNLNNIIKLTDGQFYQLCRDNPDVKFERNALGEIIIMSPTGGETGRHNARLTAQFVFWNEKTKLGEVFDSSTCFKLPNGADRSPDVAWIKKDRWDALTSEQKEKFPPIAPDFVLELLSPTDSLQETQKKMQEYIDAGVKLGWLIDRKTGRVEIYRPGKATEILQLPASLSGEDILPGFVLDLKTVWE
- a CDS encoding efflux RND transporter permease subunit, giving the protein MQATKKSGGLSVSALAIRQHIGTLMLTLAVIIMGMFFITKLPVDLLPSITYPRIGVRVQAPGISPEVAIDEITRPLEEAFAATEGVVQIFSQTREGQVNVDLFFQPGGNIDQALNDATAAFNRARSGLPDTIEEPRIFKFDPSQSPIYELALTSPSLEGVDLRVFAEEELARELSVVSGVAGVDVSGGVQEEVRVNIDLDRLQAIGVGLTDVLDELTNRNQDISGGRIFGQNSEPLTRTVGRFQSADEISNLSFEVSSSAPSSSTSPTSIPNRRVYLRDFAQVIDGTENQRLSVLLNRQPAVKVSIQKQPDANTIDVVDGVKKRIEELRKSGVIPEGAILTPTLDESRFIRNSISNVTSSGLIGAALAAIAVLLFLGSVRQTLIIVVAIPLATLAAIILMGLFGLSLNIFSLGGLALGVGIVVDNSIVMLENIAEGAGMTPGKDTRTRLSSWQLIQQAEQSSQEVESALLASTSTNLVSVLPFLLIGGFISLLFNELILTISFAVAASILIAVTVVPMLASRMLSWRTSSGLSNFWFLREFNRRFDAAMRNYGAFLSKILRFRLITVAIAISLLGGGSLWVAPQIPQEILPRINTGQATLFAQFPPGTPLENNQKVMAAVDEILRGQPETEYVFSTIGGGLFGSNTTENPLRSSSTITLKPGSDVEAYVERVTQEFNKLNLVGVRLRVAPGQVRGLILTNSPVRGAEVDIILQGNDADTLQKAGQQLLATLEEKVTLARFRPDADARQPELQIRPDWERVAAVGLTAREIGDTIATAIEGSVPTQLQRGNRLVDVRVQLNEESVRSPSQLERLPLFVENNRQVRLSDVAEIVDAQAPSEIQRINQRQVYIIAGNLSEGANLSDAQAQVNEVLNNLKLPQGVSVLPSETAEANRQLQNSLWLLGGLAAFLVFVVMAVQYNSLIDPLVIMFTIPLALAGGIFGLYITKTAIGATVIVGAVLLVGIVVNNAIIMVELANQIREQQGIDRKTAILQAAPQRLRPVLMTTITTVLGMFPLALGIGEGSEFLQPLGIVVFAGLSLATLLTLFIIPCFYTLLHEVLNWKWINSVIMRLRTLRKL
- a CDS encoding efflux RND transporter periplasmic adaptor subunit, which translates into the protein MICDGDKLRILVKNPPLLPNSSVFLLVGWLGIGLLMGGCGSFPKESVEAQQERPSVSGQANSAIPVDVAIARKDDLQKKLEYTGNTTPLRTVSLRSQIQGQLLALNVDVGDVVSKGQIVGQVDDALLLTALNQAKAELAALKSEVARANAQVNNARVEVERTRLEVAQALADAERQDKLLKEGAIAQQAAQQARTDANTATQAFRAAQQQVRTEQEAVAAAKGRLTAQQALVAEAKERLSYAKLISPIAGAVLEKVTEPGNLLQPGNEVLKIGDFSRVKVRVEVSELELANIQVGQSVQVRLDAFPDNTYVGTVARISPAADNTARLVPVEVVIPNNGAKIGSGLLARVSFIEKEQERVVVPLTAIQTGGGNNQNRNSNSKPKTDQGKVFIVKREQGKTTVATKPVKLGKSNDGNVEIISGLQPGEEYVVRSGKPLKEGDVVRLSILSEKL